The genomic region atggtggcacttaaacacttacttttaattttgttgtttatgtgGTTGTGtgtgaaatatgaatgctGATATGACTATGATGCTTAATTGCTACAAATTGAAGTCTGCtgatatttttgtgtttttactgtcatgaacaaaatctgCTGATGATATGCTAATATTGATgctgataaatgatttttgttatggAATTGTGGATAACTTCTATTTGTAAATAGATATAAATGGTGTGTATAGTAtatcaattgaaacatgaatgatgTGGACAAAATCTGAAATCAATAAACTATTGACAGTTGCTGGAACATTGatgaaaatctgtcaacaCGTAAAGTTGAAAGTTTAATGATGATCTACTAATACTTACTTACTGCAAATCACTCTACATTGCTTCACATATGTATACTCTAAATGtacaatatcattttctatatgaagagaataaaattggctgaaacaaaataagcaaaatatgcacacactaaggagGAGCTTATACTTAAGGGGATCAATCCTAATTTTcatgaagaaaactaaaaagaattaaaaagacACTAtgttgttaatcaaggaatgttttgccatcatcaaaaaaggggagattattggctccattagtttttgatgataataaaacattcccatttatgtgtgtctaatacctttacttaagtgtgtaagaaattaatatatgaaattaatttattagcTCTTCAAAAAGTattcttgaaagaaaaagagggataaaatcaacaagatgtaactgtctaacaaagaggaagcttattggtgaaacaaggaagaatgttggttgatcaaagtttcaaattggagaaatggcgggctgaagagtttgagaaacagaatcaacttagtcgaccaagacaGTCGACTAACTACTCTCTACCAAGATCTACAAACtagaaacaaaatcaacttagtcgaccaagtcagtcgactaagagctctctgtctgcaatttgaaccagagcactacaagacagattaacggctagaactcatcctcaactgttttcaatggccataaactatcaaactgccatcagaattgcatctccaagtataaaagggtcttccaacaatgagaaacaagttttttgaagccttgaatgagatttgagttatagaaagtagaaaaatcagaaaagcttcactgcacttgtctgcacttaaacgcctactctttgcatttgtatttagcactcaatcttgtaccaatcagatcaaccATTGATCATaagtactttcttttattgcttctcttgtattcttagagtaaggaagtcactctaaggggctattcaagcttaggatagcttgattgttgtaggttgtggttgagccttagAAAACCATCTTAAGGTTTTAGTTGaacccgtgaaaaactagtgtaaaaggttttggctgagcctggtaaaagctattgtaaagcttggtgaaagcttgtgaatttcaccggttcatagtgaatttgtgggaaaatccttggttggataatcaaggtagtggatataggttttggaccgaaccactctaaattgttgtgcatcttatactctgtttttattttcttaagttctgaaaattagtttccaatattgttaagagccaaattatactattcacccccctctagcactattatagggaccaacaGTGTACGTATcacaaacaagtaatatagtgatgaagtagagtatcatTCCCACAgataattgttttaattcctattattaactactaaaattgacacaccctaattttatccaaataataaaaattaaattaaaaagcaaaattaaatttaacaaacttaaaaactaaaactaatctattactttattaaactCGATTAACTACaaaacctaagattatgatatctctcaatatttcatttgaatattgtctctctctctcttaacttattttaatggattaagttgctacctaaagtcttaatttatttacaagtctttgtcgaggttctcataaaaatacctttccCAATCAacttactatatgtctattcaaattaatttgaagaaagattcattaagtttgtgctctaatcttggcttcgtatggcttataggtgtatgtctaccgtAGATGGAAATCAAACCATCTAATCAACTAACTGTATTTgatcatacgctattttattctaggtctacctaaatctccttcatcaaggtttaacctaggtttccaaatcaatctaatcggtgatcaggcaattagaagcattaagaacaaaatagaataaacaacttaaaaccattaaacataagcaaaagagagataaataatttagactatgtattgagttcaatcataatcttagataaataaattagttcctcataaTGTcgcacatcatcatcaaataaagtttaaacattgaaactaaaccaagaaaataaaagaataacaaaaagataaaaaatccTAAGAATTGtaatcttgatctccaaatcttcttgaatttcttgatttcttcttAGCTGCAATGAgactttttttaatgattttgtgTCCAATTCTTAACTCTAAATCTGGTGTTTCATGTCTCTAAAAGTCCTCCGAGATATTGCTTTTATAAGGCTTTGAAGTTGGGCCAAGTtgagtgaagaaagaagtcaattctaaCCATGATTTCATCTTTAGACTATGTGAGTTGTAGCCTACCTCCACCAAGGCCGTGGCCTCAACCATTTAATTTGCAAAAATCATGATCTCTCTAGGACTACTACTATGTTTCAATTTTGACAAGGTTTTTGACCACATTTTAAGACaaactaggcaaagtggtaaacatgaaagttgtatatGTTTCTCTTAGCTTGCTAATGGCCAAGAATCACCTTATTTTGACTtttgtagagaaagttataGTCAAAATACTGAGACATATGCAGTGTAGGTCTACATCTCGTGAGCACTTAACTTGACAACTTTTCACTCTTTCAATTGCACAgctacaaaattaaaaaattaatcaataataaaatatcttaggcacattaacatcaatttaagcacaaaattaactaagattagattaaCTCATctaataaatgaaataaaacctaatcaatttttatgcattactacaagaactaagctacattattatcaaaattaagtccaaataactctatatcatagagttatcacacgaCATCTCTAGAAGAACAAGTTGTGCTTCTAGTGGAGACTGTGGAATATCTGGCAACAAACatcaaagaaaatgatgattaaATTGCCTCAATGATGGTAAAAATTAACAACCTTATTGGAAAGGCACCAATTGATCAAGGCCAAAACCAGCACTAGAATCTTTAAGAAAATTACGATAATTCCACTACAAAAAGTGAAAAACAATCCCCAGTAAAAAGACAATGAGTGGTCACTCCTAACCAATTGAAGGAATTCATCGAGGAAGCCATCAAGGAATAGATGGAAAACATCACCTAACATTCCTACACTTATGCGAGACCATACTCCCAAAGGATTAATCACATGAGGATGCTAGAGAATTATCAACCACTAGAGTTCCAATAATTCAATGGTAAAGGAAATCCTCACCAACATGTTGCACACTTTGTGGAAACATGCAACAACACTAGCACTTATGGAGATCTTATGGTGAAGTAGTTCGTTTGCTCTATAAAAGGAAATGCCTTCTACTGGTACACTAATTAGAGCCTAAGCTAATTGACAATTGGGAACAACTAAAGCATGAGTTCCTTAATCATTTCTAAAGCACTCAACTTGTTCTGAGCATGATTGCACTCACGACTTCACATTAATTGAAAGGTGTGCTTGTGATTGATTACATTCGCAAGTGGACAAATCTCAGCTTCAACTACAAAGAGTGATTGTCTGAGTCATTAGCCCTTGGTATGTGCGTCCAAGGGATTGAATTAGGGATTACACTACATTTTTCAAGGCATTAAGCCTACGACCTTCGAAAAGTTAGCTACCCGTCCACATGACATGAAGATAAACATTTCCATTGCTGGAAATCAAGGACCTTATGTTCAAGAGCCAAATAAAGACGAGGTAAATCAAGACATTCATAAAATGGGAAAAATATTGTCTAAAACACCAAGGCCCTCGACTATTTTAAAGAATTCTCAAAACATTGGTTTTCCATGCATTGACATTTTATTTGACACGTCCGCTACCATGTCATTCAACTTTGTTGTGTTTTGTCAAGATTTTCAACTTTGTTGTGTTTCACCATGATATGCAACTTGTTATGTTTTGCTGTGTTTCACCATGATATGCAACTTGTTATCTTTTGCTGTGTTTCACCATGACATTCAACTTCAACTTGTCATGTTTCACCACAACGTTCAACTTCATTCTTCAACTTGTTGTGTTTCACCACGATGTTCAACTTCAATTTGTCGTGTTTCACCACATCATTCAACTCATGCCATGTTTTGCCACGTCATTCAACTTGTTGTGTTTCTTCATGTCATTCAATTTGCCATATTTCACCACATCATTCAACCTTTTATGTTGTGTTTCATCACGTCATTCACGTGTTTAGTCATGTCAAAACATCGTTCAACCTCCAGTTGATTTCAAAAGCACTATCAACTATTTATCTTAGTATATCTTAGTTTTCAACCTTAATTTGGCATGTACCATACCATCTTGAGTTTGGGGGGAGTGTTAAGATTATGATACGAGTTATTTAGTTAGAGTTGTAACACTACAATATTACTTAGTTAGATTACAATATCTTCTTAAAGTTATACTATAATACTATTTTAGTTTAGAAGCTATAATAATGTTATTTAGTTAAAGTTAGACTATGATTAAGATTAGAACTAACcttatatgtgtgtgtgtgtgtgtgtaacATACATAATCCAGTTTTATCAATATTCAATTTAGATTTctctttcaacttgtttattAACTCCATTGTAAAGTATTCTGctagttttgttttcttgctcattaaaaggaaaattggaGAATATTCCAAAATCAACTTCTCTCATCTTCCTCTCTTCTTCCTTATGTTGTCACATCCAAAACCCAGAATTTAACAAAGacttaaaaaaagtttttttttataaaacttcTTGATATTTGCCAGCTTGTTGGGAAATCAAGAAGagcttttcataaaatttctcaaattttggCAACCTGTTGGGAAAATAGAGATAAgctttctttctattttccaacataaaaaaatatacacaataataaaaataatttttaaaagaaaattaaatatggaATTAGAATTTTATCAGGCTAAAAGACAATCTTTGATTAATTTGGTACCATTATTTGAATGGGTCATGTGAGGGGTTAATACCTTCCTCACACGTAACCGTACTCTTGAACCTAGCTTATTTCGTAGATCGAAACTTATCCTTTTTAATGAACCTAAGTCAAGTATAGAACCTCATTAAGAAAGATAAATTCACtaaggtgaccaatcacacctaaataaaaaagatttgtGGCAACTCTTCTTCCATATCAAACAGTTGAGTTTATGGACCACATATTATGACAGACACCTTTGATCAAATTAACAATAACCTATTTTGAAGCCATATCACTACATAATTGCATAGGATTTAATTAGgcacatatataattttttaataaattaaaattagatatatttaatttttacatatattactagttcaaaaattttgcatACATGCTTGTAATCATCGCCAATACTATAAGCAtgaattaaaatatctaatttaatttaaccTTGGATTATGGGAACAACTCCCACTTGCCACATGCAATATAACTTAATATATTGAGTTTTAATAAAGAACTGTATTGATATTTATTGGAGTCCATATCCAAATAATATTATGCATAAAGTAAATATGAAATTGTATCCCTTTACAGGgcctaaaaaaataattaatacaatCCAAAAATAAGTTACATCAAAAGAACCTATTACAtcaaatctattgataaaAAATAGGGATGCCGCACTTGCTCATAtgcatttattattttggaaCATAAATAGttaacaaataattaaacatatataataattaacaaataattaaaataatcacaAAATGGATACTTATAAAAGGTCAATTTCAGTATATAATTTTACTTAACAAATAAGTAAACTAATCACATGATgcattttataacttttacctaacaaaaaagtaaaatattgaaatcatACTTAAATATTCTCAAATGgcacaaaacaaaatttataaaataattaatttaacatgcatttgttaaattcactcaaattatatatgttttagaaaaTCAATTTCTAATACAGAACATATAAGCAAGAAGATGGTTAACTAATTAGATTTATAACACATGTGAATCAGAACAAAATGTTAgcaatataaataaaattttggaaaaataaataaaaatttatattttttgggTCAAATTGTAATTACATAAACTTTAGGGTTCGTCTTGATAACTGACTGCAAAGTTTGAGAAAAAGGGTGACCTAGTCTTAGATGCCATGTATAAATGTTTTGTCTTGAGTCTAAGATTAGCAAGTGCAAAGGGCTTAATCAAAGGCTCAATCTCTTGGAATGCATAGACCCCATCTTTATTTAAGCCTTAAGCAAGTGGCCTCTTTGTGTGAAGATCCTTCACCaagagaaaaaagggaaaaattcAACATAGACATTGTTAGTGTCAGTGAAGTTGGAAATACATATGAGATTGGTTTTTACTTAAGGAACACATTAAACATTATTTAATGAAAAGGACTAAGAGGAAGGACGAATTAAAGTTGAAACAATATGAGAAATTGATAAACTTGTGCCATCACCAATAAAAAGTTCATTGGGACCTCCTTACTTTGATGCTAATTGTCAGTTTTGCAACTAAGTAGTGACATGATGAGAAGCACATGAGTCACCTAACCACCAAAgggatgatgttgatgttctAACATGATTAGTAGTTGGAGTAGATGATTTAAGTCTGATCTTGAAGCAATACTAAGCAAAGTGCCTCGATTATCAAAGAACTAACAAACAACCTTGAAGTTTGAATGAgatgaatttttataataatcaGTTGGTGAGAAAAACCTAGTATTTGAAGGAGGTTGATGTTGGTTTGGTCTACCAGAATGAGAAGAAGTAGCTTCGGTAGCAAGATGGGCAGAAGAAATGATCATATTAGTtgatcatttttgtttttcgaTAACTTCTTCATAATCAGTGAACTTATCTAACAATTCTTCAAAATTAATGTAAGATTCCTTAGCTATTACACCACCTGCAATTTCCTAAAGTCAAAACCAATTCCATTAAGAGCATGGATGACAAGTTCATCTTCACTTACAAGTGAATTCACCAATGCAAGTTCATTAGCAATGCTTATGAGATTTTGGAAGTATTTAGCAACTATCTTGGTGCCTTTggattttttaagtttttctcGTAAGTTCATCATTTGAGATCTATACTTGTTAGCATACAACCTATTGATTTTGGCCCGAGCATCAAAAGAAGTTTCAGCAGAGGTAAAGAAAGGTACAACACTTTCTATGGcatatgaaataaaattatgaagtAATAGTTGGTCTTGTTTGACTCAATGATCATATTTTGTATTAGCAATAAGAAAAAAGGGGTTGGAACCTTTTTGTGGTATCGTGGTTAGCAGGCAAGGGGTGAAACCATTCACATATCCAAGTAACTTATATCCAACTAAGAAAGACTTTAATTGAGTTCGCCATGAAGGAAAGTTGAGAAGGGTGAGATTTATAGGCAAATATGTAGCAGCATTAATATTAATCAAGGGATTTTGTAGATTTGCGAAAAGAAGTGTAGGATTAGATGAGGTTGTTGGAAGGCAAGTTGTATTTTTTGAGCTTAAGGAAGACATGGTTagttcagaaaaaaaaaatattcttaacTCGATTGGGCTTACAATGGCTCTGATGCTGTAAGGAAATTCAATATAGAATATTAAATATGAAAGAAAACTGTCTTTGTATTTCTATTTCACAATGATGTATTTATAATACAAAGATAATAAGATAAGATagttatcaaaattttagttgATAAAACAGTTATCAAAATTCTAGTTTGgctaaaacataatttaatttgtagATTTAAATATATCATCCTTAATGTTTATCTATTTCCTCCGTTATACTTGTTTCTTGTTCTTGGATTAAGCTTTATCTGCATGTTAATTGAAGATTGAGCTTTATCTGCATGTTGAGTTAATTGTTGCTATCTATAACTCTAATACCATGTATATCTATTGGGCAAACCTCTCCTTGCATTCAAACGGAATTATATGTTATATGCACGCACGATTCCCATGTTTTTAACTCGTGGTTGGGGGTTATACCCTGttatcccaaaaaaaaaatatatgttactgctcaaaattcaaaaactgtTCCATTTTGAGCTTTGCTAACTGGCAAATAAAGCAATGGACTGAATGGTGCATTGGCGCTATACTCGTCGGCTGATTCTGTTGGTTACAACAACCATTGAGATATAAGCATCTAATAGCTCATAAATTATTAGCCTGTCACATGAGTCTAATGAGCACACCTTTAACCAAATCTCCAAAAGTTCacaaattttgttcaatgaaATAGAGTAAAGGTGACcccttaatacatttttatatgGAAAAGCTACCCAACAAACACCCATACTACAATTTAATACAAAAAGTTAATCTTTAGCAAGATCATTTGAATTGTTGCTAATCACGCAAGCTTTATTTTAATCAAGAAATGTTTAAGTTTAATGATACTTGTCTGctccttttttttatcaatgtCAAGTTCAATGATACATGTCTACTTCCTTTTCTCAATGTTGGCCCGAGTGTGAATGCTTAGGTTATAATGTCTCGCAATTCTTCCATCTCCTTTTCTCCTTCCTTTTTAAGCCTGTTTGGCTAGGGGCTAATTTGATGGCCCTAGTTAGACAGCTCTAGCTATAGCTAAGTAATCTATCACTTGAATCTAAAACTTCATCAGACTTAGCTTGAATATATGGTTTTcatttaaagttgaaaagagAAGGGGCCTCTTGATTCCCCTTTATGATTCTCTTCTGCTAGTCTATCCATTGCCTCTACCTCTACAGTGGTTAGCATGTGTAGTCTCTCATTGAATCTTTGAGGACCTCCCACTCCAACCCAATCAAAATCTGAAAATCTCTAAACTCCCATAATTCCAAGTAGGTCCCCCCCTTGTTTGaaacttaatatttatatatttttgaacaTTTAGTTAACCTTTCCAACTGTAACATCCCATCTGTCTGATTTTCTTTTCCAGAAACTTCTGTCTACGGGCGAGGACAGAAACAAGCTGTACTTCATAACCCCTGCCTCCTTTACATCAGTCTGAAACATGCATGATGTACTTGCTTGATTTTAATCTGTtaaattgatcaagttccACCAACGGTAATGATATATAGAGGCACATGAGCAATGTTTAGTGAAGTCACATCACAGCTTTAAGGTGCTGCTGATTTAGCATATTGCTTAGAGTTAGAGAGTTATTTATATCTGAATCAGAATAAGCCTTTGCCATTCTGTTAAGCTCATTTCGATAATCCTCTGCTCCTAATTGTATGGATTTCAACTCCAAGCCATCGCCTTCTGAGGCATATCCCGAGACAATGGATTTTCTTTCTCGTGAATGGTGCAACTTTGCGGTTCAAGCTCTTCAGCCTGAGTTACATGATCAATCTATTGTTGTCTTAGACAATCCAATCAAGAAATTTGAGAGTGAAACACCAATGTCTTTTACGGTGAGTACTCAAACTGCTACAAGATGTTGACTTGCGTTGCACATGTTGTAATTTATATGCTAAGggcgaaaaagaaaaattcaattcaagcTTTTGTAACTTGCAGAAGATGGAAAAAAGCACAAAGATCGATGCTACTGATTTCAAGTCGTCTTTGCCACCATGGAAATCCAATGATGTGAAGGTAACAGTTCAATTAATGCTATGggcattgtcaaaattaatacttgttttatttctttaccGTCAATTAAAACAATGGATTGTTCATTTTATCTTCAGTCATGGATATGGATGCAACAAGCAATGCATCCAGAACTGAACTACAACAGCTGTTTCCGAAAGAAATGGGTAGGTGGTTTAGGTACTTGGTTCTATTTCTTTGTAGCTGTTCTTGAAAAAGAACCTTGAAACTCCTCATGTATATGAGCAGATGCCCTGGAAGATAGTCCCCTTTAAGGGTATTTCAATCAAGAAATGGTTGAAGGAGATGAAAGCAAAGCGGAAGGAAGAAGAGAGACTACAAAGAGCTGAAGTGCACGCTGCAATGTCAGTGGCCGGATTAGCAGCTGCGCTGGCTGCAATTGCGGCTGAGAACTCCAAAAGGGAGGATTGTAACCCAACCAAGGAGGCTGCAGTAGCCTCAGCAGCTGCTCTGGTTGCAGCACAATGCGCCAAAGTGGCAGAAGCAATGGGGGCAAAGAAGGAGCAGCTTGGCAGCCTTATAGGTTCGGCCATGAGTGGTAACAGTGCAAGTGATATCTTAACGCTAACTGCTGCTGCTAATACATGTAAGTATAAAGATTATATTTTATGCCTGACCTGCAATTTTTGCAAATAAACTGCTCTGAGTATGTGCCTTGGAGTTACTTTGAAAAAAACCTTTTTATCCCTGAAGTTAGGTTGAAAACTTACTtacttttttgaaaaaaaaataatagtactATTTATCaagtcaattttaaaatgaaaactaTGTAtcctttgttatttatttctctatttcatattttattttttatttctctttttattttgtccaagacttttttgtttttagctacaaaattttgagatttaagTAGTCATGAATTGGATTGAAagatttaattagttttaaaattatctttaattattatcaaatttaaatttatttaggtTAAAACATAATTCCAACATGTATTAAATTATATAGAATTCAATCGCAAAAAATAATTACCAAAATAAACTTTCTTCCATTAAATTATATCATTAgtcaaattaatatttgttcaaaattaactttatatattaaaGTATCCTcgttttgtttgttttcttcttcttttttctccttttccctcttttttccaatttttttctttgttttaatcaattttttatcactCAACGTTTTTTTTCAAACTGAtggtaattaatttattttaactaaaaataatttaataaatttatctcAAAGCTAATAAATTTAGTAtgtaattgaattaaaatttaatttgatagtaaataaattgatgttaaaaataattaaatctcaaaattaactaaatctcgtaattttatatttaaaaaaaatattgtgtAAAAGAACAATAAACAATTAagaaactgaaaaagaaaagaccatAAATGATTGTATTGTAGCTAGCATAAAGCGTTAATCTCTGCTAATGTTTATAACTCATTCttgattctatttttttccttctaatAAATTATTGTAGCATTAAGAGGAGCTGCTACCCTTAAATCAAGAACAGGATGCAAGAACGGATTGAATGGTAGTGCCCCCGTCCTGCCAATTAAGGACAGCAATGATTTTCCTTTCGAGTTTGAGAAGTGCAGGTCAATGCTAGCAAAGGGTGCTGAGCTAGGTGTAGAAACACCAGATGGTTAGTAGATCTTTTATAGTctaattttctgaaaaaaataaataaataacaaaactaTGAAATTGATCATCTGAACTTGATAGAGCATCAAAAGATATGCCATTTATTCCATTAcagaaaataattaacttttggAGCTTTGATTCTACTTTCCTTATCAGTTAATGCTATTCCTAAACAGGAAAGTACACGGTCAGATCGGTGTCCATCGTCCTGGATGGTGAATCAAAGGTCAGCCTATGAAGCTGAAGCCCCTACTTCAGAAATTAACAATAACTGAATGCATTGAATGAAATGCTTTCTTGGCGTGCGCATATCTGTTTATATTAGCTGCTGCCTTAGtccttaattgattttttattcatataatACACTTGGCAGGTTATTCTTAAACTAAGGAAGCTCAGCCTGTTAAAAAGCAGGAAAGAATGTGAGTGacctttttcatcatttctccccttttcttttca from Theobroma cacao cultivar B97-61/B2 chromosome 9, Criollo_cocoa_genome_V2, whole genome shotgun sequence harbors:
- the LOC18589094 gene encoding VAN3-binding protein, which gives rise to MDFNSKPSPSEAYPETMDFLSREWCNFAVQALQPELHDQSIVVLDNPIKKFESETPMSFTKMEKSTKIDATDFKSSLPPWKSNDVKSWIWMQQAMHPELNYNSCFRKKWMPWKIVPFKGISIKKWLKEMKAKRKEEERLQRAEVHAAMSVAGLAAALAAIAAENSKREDCNPTKEAAVASAAALVAAQCAKVAEAMGAKKEQLGSLIGSAMSGNSASDILTLTAAANTSLRGAATLKSRTGCKNGLNGSAPVLPIKDSNDFPFEFEKCRSMLAKGAELGVETPDGKYTVRSVSIVLDGESKVILKLRKLSLLKSRKECIVLDLHAELYGDPEADETTDTCYLILLTTNLGTIKLDMVDDYQSYKTWATTINHMLMLSTSFTKYELQFYKN